A genomic segment from Triticum dicoccoides isolate Atlit2015 ecotype Zavitan chromosome 1A, WEW_v2.0, whole genome shotgun sequence encodes:
- the LOC119326834 gene encoding angio-associated migratory cell protein-like produces MIGAAVMSEGSEGEEVFIDDEDIINEIPLDEEDLPDQDDDDEQDEDMMDEVEDHSAYAFHGHTDEVFAVACSPVDASLVVSGGKDDRGFLWRIGSAEDVQELPGHNDTVSTVAFSSDGKLVACGSTDGQINVWNTATRTLQGTLEGSESGFEWLKWDLRSHVIIAGSEDFNIWMWDADTDAFVNTFAGHSNTVTCGDFTPDGELICSGSDDATLRIWDRESAHCRHVVGGHGFHTQGLTCLAITWDSQSIVTGSQDSSVHIVSIKSGQVVGALVGHTNSVECIGISPRNNWVATGSIDQTLIIWDLTHQAIRSVCEHDDGVTCLAWIGSSRYVASGCIDGTVRVWDSLSGELARILSGHRDVVQSLAVSADCNSIVSVSSDKSARVFDISMFK; encoded by the exons ATGATCGGTGCGGCGGTCATGAGTGAAGGCTCCGAAGGGGAGGAGGTCTTCATCGACGACGAGGACATCATCAATGAGATACCCCTGGACGAGGAAG ATCTCCCCGACCAagacgatgatgacgagcaggacgaGGACATGATGG ATGAGGTTGAGGATCATTCAGCATATGCATTTCACGGGCATACAG ATGAGGTATTTGCTGTTGCGTGCAGTCCTGTAGATGCATCACTTGTTGTTTCTGGAGGTAAAGATGACAGAGGGTTTCTTTGGAGGATTGGATCTGCAGAGGATGTTCAAGAGCTGCCTG GACATAACGATACTGTCAGCACTGTGGCTTTCAGTTCAGATGGGAAATTAGTGGCTTGTGGAAGTACGGATGGACAGATAAATGTATGGAATACAGCTACACGAACACTTCAGGGAACCCTTGAGGGCTCTGAATCAGGCTTTGAG TGGCTTAAATGGGATCTGCGAAGTCACGTTATAATTGCTGGATCAGAGGACTTCAACATATGGATGTGGGATGCGGACACCGATGCCTTTGTGAATACATTTGCTGGCCACAGTAACACAGTGACATGTGGTGATTTTACACCTGATG GCGAGCTTATTTGTAGCGGATCAGATGATGCAACACTAAGGATATGGGACCGTGAAAGTGCACACTGCAGACATGTTGTTGGAG GTCATGGTTTTCATACTCAAGGACTGACATGTTTAGCTATTACATGGGACTCCCAATCAATTGTTACTGGCTCTCAGGATAGTTCTGTGCACATCGTGAGCATAAAATCAGGCCAG GTTGTCGGTGCATTAGTTGGCCACACTAACTCCGTCGAGTGCATTGGCATCTCACCGAG GAACAACTGGGTGGCTACAGGGAGCATTGATCAGACTCTCATCATCTGGGACCTCACTCACCAAGCAATTCGATCCGTTTGCGAGCATGAT GACGGCGTGACTTGCCTGGCGTGGATAGGTTCGTCGAGGTATGTAGCGTCAGGATGCATCGACGGCACGGTGCGCGTCTGGGACAGCCTCTCTGGGGAGCTGGCTCGCATACTGAGCGGGCACCGTGATGTCGTGCAGTCGCTGGCCGTCTCCGCAGATTGCAACTCCATTGTCTCGGTCTCCTCGGATAAGTCTGCCCGCGTCTTTGACATATCCATGTTCAAGTAA